The proteins below come from a single Streptomyces spongiicola genomic window:
- a CDS encoding TetR/AcrR family transcriptional regulator codes for MRTRQALVDAAAAEFDRYGYDGTSLSRISTVAGMSIGAVTFHFPSKVDLADAVQQEGRSVTLAALELLTAEPVPPLRMVVDLTLELARLMEQEPAVRSAIRLGRERPGTEAWSEAWLPTVRGLLDRAYESGQLRTDALPADVTTLVEHLTNGAEAYLRRRTGSDPAFESAVAQLKRVWHLALVGVSAEGSDVRHRAGPPPEGAQAH; via the coding sequence GTGCGCACGCGTCAGGCGCTGGTCGACGCGGCGGCCGCGGAATTCGACCGCTACGGGTACGACGGGACGTCGCTGTCGCGCATCAGCACGGTCGCCGGCATGTCCATCGGCGCCGTGACGTTCCACTTTCCCTCGAAGGTGGACCTCGCGGACGCGGTGCAGCAGGAAGGGCGGTCGGTGACGCTGGCGGCGCTGGAACTCCTCACCGCGGAGCCCGTGCCGCCGCTGCGCATGGTGGTCGACCTGACCCTCGAACTGGCCAGGCTGATGGAGCAGGAGCCGGCGGTGCGCTCCGCCATCCGCCTGGGCCGGGAGCGCCCCGGCACCGAAGCCTGGTCGGAAGCCTGGCTGCCGACGGTCCGCGGGCTGCTCGACCGGGCGTACGAGAGCGGCCAACTGCGTACGGACGCCCTGCCCGCGGACGTCACGACGCTCGTGGAGCACCTGACGAACGGGGCCGAGGCGTACCTGCGCCGCCGGACCGGCTCGGACCCCGCCTTCGAGAGCGCCGTCGCCCAGCTCAAGCGGGTCTGGCATCTCGCGCTCGTCGGCGTGTCCGCCGAGGGGTCGGACGTGCGGCACCGGGCGGGCCCGCCGCCCGAGGGTGCACAGGCGCACTGA
- a CDS encoding SDR family NAD(P)-dependent oxidoreductase, with amino-acid sequence MLDKGAESEAGGLLSGKVAMITGASSGIGAAAARLFAAEGAAVVLMARREDRLKKVAHEIVASGGRALAAPGDVVFPEDVGRVVGAALEAFGRLDVAFNNAGWGTVGTDLHETDDAVFEQVMDVNVRGTWNCLRHQLPAMFPSGAGAVVNTASTAGVVATVAGAPYVAAKHAVIGMTKAAAAQYGDRGIRVNSLVVGSTRTELIDGALEAHPHLQDVFVARQIQKRMAAPEEVAHAALWLSSSRASFVTGAAMAVDGGRTAV; translated from the coding sequence ATGTTGGACAAGGGTGCGGAAAGTGAGGCCGGCGGTCTGCTGAGCGGCAAGGTCGCCATGATCACCGGGGCTTCCAGCGGGATCGGGGCAGCGGCGGCCCGGCTGTTCGCCGCGGAGGGGGCGGCGGTCGTCCTCATGGCAAGGCGTGAGGACCGGCTGAAGAAGGTCGCTCATGAGATCGTCGCGAGCGGGGGGCGCGCGCTGGCGGCGCCGGGCGACGTCGTCTTCCCCGAGGACGTGGGACGGGTGGTGGGAGCGGCTCTGGAGGCCTTCGGGCGGCTGGACGTGGCCTTCAACAACGCCGGATGGGGCACGGTGGGCACCGATCTGCACGAAACCGACGACGCCGTGTTCGAGCAGGTGATGGACGTGAACGTGCGGGGGACCTGGAACTGCCTGCGCCATCAGCTTCCCGCGATGTTCCCCTCCGGGGCGGGTGCCGTCGTGAACACCGCCAGCACGGCGGGAGTGGTGGCGACGGTGGCGGGAGCACCGTACGTCGCCGCCAAGCACGCGGTGATCGGGATGACGAAGGCCGCCGCGGCCCAGTACGGCGATCGCGGTATCCGGGTCAACTCCCTGGTCGTGGGCAGCACTCGGACGGAGCTCATCGACGGGGCGCTGGAGGCCCACCCCCATCTGCAGGACGTGTTCGTCGCGCGTCAGATCCAGAAGCGCATGGCGGCTCCCGAGGAAGTGGCCCACGCCGCGCTCTGGCTCAGCAGTTCGCGTGCCTCCTTCGTGACGGGGGCCGCGATGGCCGTGGACGGCGGCCGTACCGCGGTGTAG
- a CDS encoding HAD family hydrolase, whose translation MPQGLRQLRLAALNIDGVLLNDTFSPVIHRFVVSRGGAYTAEVERRVFSQPQQVASEYLARVVSVPMTGQEALEAYFAERVAHMSEHPVRVLDGAIELVRRLRDLGLKTICYGGLGREHFDRFLGEWAHLFDGPGYVCTNDFRPGITEITSDVFGLAGAQAVFIDDVARVAEKAKELDVPFIGHPSDFEHGFQRGLMQEVGVRHLADSLHHIDEAMLRAVDAEAADGTVWKHTAVAPV comes from the coding sequence TTGCCCCAAGGACTTCGGCAGTTGCGGCTCGCCGCGCTCAACATCGACGGCGTGCTGCTCAACGACACCTTCAGCCCGGTTATCCACCGTTTCGTCGTCAGTCGCGGTGGAGCCTACACCGCGGAGGTAGAGCGGCGTGTCTTCTCGCAGCCGCAGCAGGTGGCGAGTGAGTACCTGGCGCGCGTGGTGAGCGTGCCTATGACCGGGCAGGAAGCCCTTGAGGCGTACTTCGCCGAACGGGTCGCCCACATGAGTGAGCATCCGGTCCGTGTCCTTGACGGTGCGATCGAACTGGTGCGGCGCCTCAGGGATCTGGGGCTGAAGACGATCTGCTACGGAGGTTTGGGCAGGGAGCACTTCGACCGCTTCCTCGGTGAATGGGCCCACCTCTTCGACGGTCCCGGATACGTCTGCACCAACGACTTCCGTCCTGGCATCACGGAGATCACCTCCGACGTCTTCGGTCTCGCCGGTGCCCAGGCGGTGTTCATCGACGACGTGGCCCGCGTGGCGGAGAAGGCCAAGGAACTCGACGTGCCGTTCATCGGGCACCCGAGCGACTTCGAGCACGGATTCCAGCGCGGACTGATGCAGGAGGTGGGTGTGCGGCACCTCGCGGACTCGCTGCACCACATCGACGAGGCGATGCTGCGTGCCGTCGATGCAGAGGCCGCGGACGGGACCGTCTGGAAGCACACGGCCGTCGCGCCGGTCTGA
- a CDS encoding ScbR family autoregulator-binding transcription factor, whose translation MAKPQQDRAVKTREAIILGAAEVFDEYGFRGASISKIMKRAGVSQGAMYFHFKSKEDLARAVMTAQPDTVVPRLGAEGLQRIVDMTFVWAWQIQRDVLLRAGVRLTNEQDGATVRDATPFLEWARILEFSLAGAQDEGEIGESIDIGQLAEFIVGACTGMQMYANAVSGRQDLPERTVAMWRILLPGITSERVAASIDLNVHRFA comes from the coding sequence ATGGCCAAGCCGCAGCAGGATCGAGCAGTCAAGACGCGGGAGGCCATCATCCTCGGCGCTGCCGAGGTCTTCGACGAGTACGGGTTCAGAGGCGCCAGCATCAGCAAGATCATGAAGCGGGCCGGTGTCTCCCAGGGCGCCATGTACTTCCACTTCAAGTCGAAGGAGGACCTGGCGCGTGCCGTGATGACCGCGCAGCCCGACACCGTCGTGCCCCGCCTGGGCGCCGAGGGACTGCAGCGCATCGTGGACATGACGTTCGTGTGGGCCTGGCAGATACAGCGCGACGTCCTCCTCCGCGCGGGTGTGCGGCTCACCAACGAGCAGGACGGGGCCACCGTGCGGGACGCGACGCCGTTTCTGGAATGGGCCAGGATCCTGGAGTTCTCCCTGGCGGGGGCTCAGGATGAGGGCGAGATCGGGGAGTCGATCGACATCGGTCAGCTCGCCGAGTTCATCGTCGGAGCCTGCACCGGGATGCAGATGTACGCGAACGCCGTGTCCGGGCGCCAGGATCTCCCCGAGCGGACCGTTGCGATGTGGCGGATCCTGCTGCCCGGCATCACGTCCGAGCGTGTCGCGGCGTCCATCGACCTGAACGTGCACCGCTTCGCCTGA
- a CDS encoding ScbA/BarX family gamma-butyrolactone biosynthesis protein, with product MLTTTEPQTAARPALTTTVAREYVHRAALSEVFLTDWSRAGRDAFTVKAQLPRCHTFYVPEYGIYDPLLLCETIRQSSTLLTHVAYQVPFGHQLSWSRLQFAVHPQAMRIEDTPADVELHVTCSDIRYHRSLPVTMSMHLEAVRNGSLLAMASVRFGSHSPAVYQRLRPGRGDTEETFSNAPKPPEPVPRSTVGRLRKQDIVLSPAAEPLRWQLRVDTSHPVLFDHPLDHVPGMLLLESVRQAGQAVRPSQAGASIPVSMDVSFNHYVEFDEPCWIEADETSPTGTRRTIRVNALQKGSFAFNASAELAEIGSF from the coding sequence ATGCTGACAACCACAGAGCCGCAGACCGCGGCAAGACCGGCACTCACCACGACCGTCGCCAGGGAGTACGTGCACCGGGCGGCTCTGTCGGAGGTCTTCCTGACCGACTGGAGCAGGGCCGGGCGCGACGCCTTCACCGTCAAAGCGCAACTGCCCCGCTGCCACACCTTCTACGTTCCCGAGTACGGGATATACGACCCGCTGCTGCTGTGCGAGACGATACGACAGTCCAGCACCCTGCTGACGCATGTCGCCTACCAGGTCCCGTTCGGCCACCAACTGTCATGGTCTCGCCTGCAGTTCGCCGTCCACCCGCAAGCCATGCGCATCGAGGACACCCCTGCGGACGTCGAACTGCACGTGACCTGTTCGGACATCCGCTACCACCGCTCGCTGCCGGTCACGATGTCGATGCACCTGGAGGCCGTCCGCAACGGCTCGCTGCTCGCCATGGCCAGCGTCCGCTTCGGCAGCCACTCGCCCGCCGTGTACCAGCGACTGCGCCCGGGACGGGGCGACACCGAGGAGACCTTCTCCAATGCCCCGAAACCTCCGGAGCCCGTACCACGCAGTACCGTCGGCCGGCTGCGGAAGCAGGACATCGTGCTCTCACCGGCCGCGGAGCCGCTGCGCTGGCAACTCCGCGTCGACACCAGCCATCCGGTCCTCTTCGACCATCCCCTCGACCACGTTCCGGGGATGCTGCTCCTGGAATCCGTACGGCAGGCGGGACAGGCCGTCCGGCCTTCGCAGGCCGGCGCATCCATCCCCGTGTCGATGGATGTCTCGTTCAACCACTACGTCGAATTCGACGAACCGTGCTGGATCGAGGCCGACGAGACCTCACCCACGGGCACGCGCCGAACGATCCGCGTCAACGCCCTCCAGAAGGGCTCCTTCGCGTTCAACGCGAGTGCAGAGCTGGCGGAGATCGGCTCCTTCTGA
- a CDS encoding helix-turn-helix domain-containing protein — protein MRLVESPHYSDAALNVYIKVKALSVRREGCTASIDTLASYVGLSASTVQRGLAQLRATAPDGVVELPDSRRRSLPGGSGTTACRRVRLLPPAERYIWIPVVASEKLRPRLLRAYTVIAYAVTQGIPLSESDLAGFLRHHSGPRAGKPVTTEAAGRIIDELAAVGWISVWRRAGFQGRHLFLVHNDEHPETPALDDRSGSDVDDRSLANKEDLRIDRLENGGVPLSPAVGEVPVEAPAKDRTDSPAPVNIQDHRALRAEDTAPAPKPTVRRTPQTAWSGPQLTFSPRLNSVLEPVRFLLSQVNTYVQRRIGREIARQLDDGYGPSRLRARLSQRLTQTLVADIRDPGRWLLGVALPRWGCADPDCESGVLWSTGTSCTACREVVAQRAAARRERAAENTCADAHQDQDRRPRQHPAAVPRVLECCPDCERPHLPGGAGLCAECRMRTSTPPAAGPPRTPTTSAVSRCRGRNGLCGRPAPHGLCWRCRTESEASPPGEALGPPGSSPPENHREKPCVLPDPAEVSPRRYGRPASAGSRSVRA, from the coding sequence ATGCGGCTTGTGGAGTCCCCCCACTACTCCGACGCGGCGCTGAACGTCTACATCAAGGTCAAGGCCCTCTCAGTGCGCCGAGAGGGCTGCACAGCGAGCATCGACACCCTCGCCTCGTATGTCGGGCTCTCCGCCTCTACCGTGCAGCGCGGCCTTGCGCAGCTTCGCGCCACAGCCCCCGACGGTGTGGTCGAGCTTCCCGACAGCCGGCGCCGGTCCCTGCCCGGCGGCTCCGGAACCACGGCATGCCGCAGGGTCCGCCTCCTGCCGCCCGCTGAGCGGTACATCTGGATACCCGTCGTCGCCAGCGAGAAACTGCGGCCCCGCCTGCTGCGCGCATACACCGTGATCGCCTATGCCGTCACACAGGGGATCCCGCTCTCCGAAAGCGATCTCGCAGGCTTCCTTCGCCATCACTCCGGCCCTCGTGCGGGCAAGCCCGTGACCACGGAAGCCGCCGGCCGCATCATCGACGAACTGGCCGCAGTCGGCTGGATCAGCGTATGGCGCCGGGCCGGCTTCCAGGGGCGTCATCTCTTCCTCGTGCACAACGACGAGCACCCGGAGACTCCCGCACTTGATGACCGATCGGGTTCCGACGTTGATGACCGATCGCTCGCGAACAAGGAAGACCTAAGAATTGACCGACTCGAGAACGGGGGGGTGCCTTTGTCACCCGCCGTAGGCGAAGTACCGGTAGAAGCGCCCGCGAAGGACCGCACCGACAGCCCCGCGCCGGTGAACATCCAAGATCATCGCGCGCTGCGCGCGGAGGACACCGCCCCAGCCCCGAAGCCCACGGTTCGCCGCACCCCGCAGACCGCCTGGAGCGGCCCGCAACTGACCTTCAGCCCACGACTCAACTCCGTGCTGGAGCCGGTACGCTTCCTGCTCAGCCAGGTCAACACCTACGTCCAGCGCCGCATCGGACGGGAGATCGCCAGGCAGCTCGACGACGGCTACGGCCCCTCCCGCCTCCGCGCCCGGCTCAGCCAGCGCCTCACCCAGACCCTCGTCGCCGACATCCGGGATCCCGGCCGCTGGCTGCTGGGAGTCGCACTCCCCCGCTGGGGCTGCGCCGACCCCGACTGCGAATCGGGGGTCCTCTGGTCGACCGGTACGAGCTGCACCGCCTGCCGGGAGGTGGTCGCCCAACGTGCGGCGGCCCGCCGGGAGCGGGCCGCGGAGAACACCTGCGCCGACGCGCACCAAGACCAGGACCGCCGACCTCGGCAGCATCCGGCGGCCGTCCCACGGGTCCTGGAGTGCTGTCCCGACTGCGAGCGCCCCCATCTGCCCGGAGGCGCGGGTCTCTGCGCAGAGTGCCGTATGCGCACGTCAACGCCACCGGCAGCCGGGCCCCCACGCACACCCACCACTTCGGCCGTCAGCAGATGCCGTGGGCGGAACGGCCTCTGCGGCCGTCCAGCCCCGCACGGCCTGTGCTGGCGTTGCCGCACGGAGTCCGAGGCCTCCCCGCCCGGGGAGGCACTCGGCCCACCCGGCAGTTCACCGCCCGAAAACCACCGGGAGAAGCCATGCGTCCTGCCGGACCCAGCCGAGGTATCCCCTCGCCGCTACGGCCGTCCGGCCAGCGCGGGCTCGCGCTCGGTCCGCGCATGA
- a CDS encoding DUF6008 family protein, translating into MEHPSGMHGMGSAVSFVDTAGAVLFIAWAAAMWLAVAVLAYANRGPVRPWLYKTAAGVIGLGVVGQIGHFQEHLAQAAYWIANPYAPAWMTPWAHSLARGMGQVDMTKPSLGMEILHLTGNFVFLAGLVGIVQITRRVTGDLKSRKWARMGVWMQGIHGLEHVVLTLSIALGASRAIGLSTWFGLIEPGAALVTYRVWWHFVANMIGSAILAIALYHLWKEKRTVKAAYDEAGAQEPVSAAHARTEREPALAGRP; encoded by the coding sequence ATGGAGCATCCATCCGGTATGCACGGTATGGGAAGTGCCGTGTCGTTCGTGGACACCGCGGGCGCAGTCCTCTTCATCGCCTGGGCCGCTGCGATGTGGCTTGCCGTCGCCGTACTCGCGTACGCGAACCGTGGCCCGGTCCGCCCCTGGCTGTACAAGACGGCTGCGGGTGTCATCGGACTCGGTGTCGTCGGCCAGATCGGCCACTTCCAGGAGCATCTGGCCCAGGCCGCCTACTGGATCGCCAATCCCTATGCGCCGGCGTGGATGACTCCATGGGCCCACAGTCTCGCCCGTGGGATGGGCCAGGTGGACATGACCAAGCCCTCGCTCGGCATGGAGATCCTGCACCTCACCGGAAACTTCGTCTTCCTCGCCGGACTGGTCGGCATCGTGCAGATCACCCGACGGGTCACCGGGGATCTCAAGTCCCGCAAGTGGGCCAGGATGGGGGTCTGGATGCAGGGCATCCACGGTCTCGAGCACGTGGTGCTGACGCTGTCCATCGCGCTGGGGGCCAGTCGTGCGATCGGTCTGTCCACCTGGTTCGGCCTCATAGAGCCAGGAGCGGCGCTCGTGACGTACCGGGTGTGGTGGCACTTCGTCGCCAACATGATCGGTTCGGCCATCCTCGCCATCGCCCTCTACCACCTGTGGAAGGAGAAGCGCACGGTCAAGGCCGCCTACGACGAGGCCGGGGCGCAGGAGCCGGTATCCGCCGCTCATGCGCGGACCGAGCGCGAGCCCGCGCTGGCCGGACGGCCGTAG
- a CDS encoding ParB/RepB/Spo0J family partition protein, protein MSSKAAKLGAGASFQQAQPISSRRAAINAATAAPTEGAPPPVTLPVRAISLNPDNPRTELGDLADLAGSLRDHGQKQAITIMSRFSYLEANPTRERELEPGTKYVVIDGNSRLAAAREASLESIKVMLDDSLGNNPDELLESALVANIHRQDLSPLDEAKALQQLLGVHGTQEALAVRLHRSQGWISQRLALLTLTPELKHKLEAGEERPDLLRLVGRKNPEEQEEHLQRLKDRRAQEKADKHTGASVRRSTGSAAAESALRPTPAAAQMPDEPAHYDVIRSAGEDSEKPGHASPVATVPDPRPAPALSPRQVKMPWADGVASMDIIFDKVSERERHRLVARYVELLGGPEAFVADLTAATSTEFLQQVVDLLLEDR, encoded by the coding sequence ATGAGCAGCAAGGCCGCCAAGCTCGGAGCGGGCGCCTCCTTCCAGCAGGCGCAACCCATCAGCTCCCGGCGCGCGGCCATCAACGCCGCTACGGCCGCCCCCACTGAAGGCGCGCCCCCACCGGTCACCCTTCCCGTCCGTGCCATCAGTCTCAACCCGGACAACCCGCGGACCGAACTCGGCGATCTGGCCGATCTCGCCGGCAGCCTCCGTGACCACGGGCAGAAGCAGGCCATCACCATCATGTCCCGCTTCTCCTACCTCGAGGCCAACCCGACCCGTGAACGCGAACTCGAGCCGGGCACCAAGTACGTCGTGATCGACGGAAACTCCCGCCTTGCCGCTGCGCGAGAAGCCTCCTTGGAGAGCATCAAGGTGATGCTCGACGACAGCCTCGGCAACAATCCCGATGAACTCCTGGAGTCCGCCCTCGTCGCCAACATCCACCGGCAGGACCTCAGCCCGCTCGACGAGGCCAAGGCCCTGCAGCAACTGCTCGGGGTACACGGCACTCAGGAGGCGCTCGCAGTGCGGTTGCACCGCTCTCAGGGCTGGATCTCGCAGCGGCTCGCCCTGCTCACCCTCACTCCCGAGCTGAAGCACAAGCTCGAGGCGGGGGAGGAGCGCCCGGACCTGTTGCGCCTTGTGGGCCGGAAGAATCCGGAGGAGCAGGAAGAACACCTACAGCGCCTCAAGGACAGGCGTGCACAGGAAAAGGCTGACAAGCACACTGGGGCGAGCGTCCGTCGGAGCACCGGCTCAGCAGCTGCGGAGTCCGCGCTCAGGCCAACTCCTGCCGCAGCGCAGATGCCTGATGAGCCAGCTCATTACGACGTAATAAGGTCTGCCGGCGAGGACTCCGAGAAACCGGGACACGCGTCTCCCGTGGCCACCGTGCCCGACCCACGTCCGGCACCGGCTCTCAGCCCACGTCAGGTCAAGATGCCATGGGCTGACGGTGTCGCCAGCATGGACATCATCTTCGACAAGGTCAGCGAGCGAGAGCGTCACCGGCTGGTCGCGCGATACGTGGAACTGCTCGGTGGCCCCGAGGCGTTCGTTGCCGACCTGACTGCCGCCACCAGCACAGAGTTCCTGCAGCAGGTGGTCGACCTTCTCCTGGAGGACAGGTAG
- a CDS encoding ParA family protein, with the protein MTSPSSSDREKVVSKLPAGLQQDLKIRTAQHGIDIQRAVEAGITAWRGLGANRSPIDTAGAKSFSTWLPPGQWDAFRGDCEARGVSLVQGLSQSVQVWLDKNPPPNVQRPAVVRRIIVCNQKGGVGKTAVTSGAGQALAEGADLLHPVRISKHFAALLNDKQPGSLLDYEDLPGPGLRVLLVDFDPQGHLTKQTGHDPLQLDGDSLTKHMAGEPKGELRDLIVEVDAPRFGGRLHLLPACTDAFLLDVKLSGVRAREAALERALSPVEHYYDVILVDCPPSLGLSMDAAAFYGRRRHDEDPGNSGVLVVVQAEDSSADAYALLTSQIEDLRGDMGLELEYLGIVVNHYDARRGYIATSSLEAWMAIKDPRVVGVIGDLKEQKEAVRVKQPLLAYAPRCDQAVALRALAREIS; encoded by the coding sequence ATGACTTCGCCCTCATCCAGCGACCGGGAGAAGGTCGTCTCCAAGCTCCCAGCCGGTTTGCAGCAGGATCTGAAGATCCGCACAGCACAGCACGGCATCGACATCCAGCGTGCGGTCGAGGCGGGCATCACCGCCTGGCGCGGGCTCGGTGCGAACCGGTCCCCCATCGACACCGCCGGTGCCAAGTCGTTCTCCACCTGGCTTCCCCCGGGCCAGTGGGACGCCTTCAGGGGAGACTGCGAAGCTCGCGGTGTCTCCCTCGTCCAGGGCCTGTCCCAGTCCGTGCAGGTGTGGCTCGACAAGAACCCGCCTCCGAACGTGCAGCGCCCTGCGGTCGTCCGGCGCATCATCGTCTGCAACCAAAAGGGAGGCGTCGGCAAGACCGCGGTCACCTCCGGAGCCGGCCAGGCCCTGGCCGAAGGGGCCGACCTGCTCCACCCGGTCCGCATCTCCAAGCACTTCGCCGCTCTCCTCAACGACAAACAGCCCGGTTCACTTCTCGACTACGAGGACCTGCCCGGGCCGGGGCTCCGGGTACTGCTCGTGGACTTCGACCCCCAGGGCCATCTGACGAAGCAGACCGGTCACGATCCACTCCAACTCGACGGCGACAGTCTCACCAAGCACATGGCAGGTGAGCCCAAGGGAGAGCTTCGCGACCTCATCGTCGAAGTCGACGCACCTCGCTTCGGCGGCCGTCTCCACCTGCTGCCGGCCTGCACCGACGCGTTCCTGCTGGATGTGAAACTCTCCGGCGTCCGAGCCCGCGAGGCAGCCCTTGAACGCGCCCTGTCCCCCGTCGAGCACTATTACGACGTAATACTCGTCGACTGCCCACCCAGTCTCGGCCTCAGCATGGACGCCGCCGCTTTCTACGGACGCCGCCGCCACGACGAAGACCCCGGCAACTCCGGCGTCCTCGTCGTGGTCCAGGCCGAAGACAGCAGTGCCGACGCCTATGCCCTGCTCACCTCCCAGATCGAGGACCTACGCGGCGACATGGGCCTCGAACTCGAGTACCTCGGTATCGTCGTCAACCACTACGACGCCCGCCGGGGCTACATCGCCACCTCCTCCCTCGAAGCCTGGATGGCCATAAAGGACCCTCGAGTCGTCGGCGTCATCGGCGACCTGAAGGAGCAGAAGGAAGCCGTCCGCGTGAAACAGCCCCTGCTCGCCTACGCCCCACGATGCGATCAGGCTGTAGCACTCCGCGCGCTCGCTCGGGAGATCTCATGA
- the tap gene encoding telomere-associated protein Tap, whose translation MPSDDDALFGAVDALLEEVASREPLPAPAERKRLREAAGLSQEQVAGVLQVRREAVSGWEAGRTEPRAPKRAAYARLLEGLAARYPAPEAEPTAPDVAVPGPGGTQPARRPAAAPAPPDAARSAAALPSPSRPAGGTAPARSHAPRRTVGPEDARRASAASAVDAGFAYGPLGVLDGDGSVYCLDGLVLDCPAGTVVEVVEWVLSEAKLGAARLHRAGRDADPLIVVTAAAAERLGLPAVLEDRRSLRLPQSHAVVKQIAKAGWKLTKRGFGPWARVYRPADGDRRQCVQFAVLPWDALDTRSWGDTALLPAPDVAAVLGTYACRVITPRGSTAVCGLELMTALRPPTRAVRDEASGTWVPGPVPGSLYEAVDPAPPEAPAEHPIVAGLYPRHHRRTADQVLDEEAFDWIREPELLTGAECARRFAVGIDVNTAFLAAANRLVVGLSAPVHVKKPAFDKKVPGAWLVDLSGIEFDPRLPNPFTPHGKRPGGPAWYATPTVAYAAELVAAYGLPVSIEPVEAWLRPESGPYLDPWYKRLSEAYRATMADLGVVAGMGDAEFLTAMATHRQADPGKAAVLSAIKATVKGGIGKLRERPQGAGYRAGERWPALERPTWRPDIRAAVISTARVNMHRKILKTALATQHAPAPTGHLGLGDDALVPLALLSDCAVYPSDGPSPLDVLPCTPDGKPEPGTFRLGVSPGMVKHEGTQDLMWAVRMLEAGHNPAQHIKGTDAAIEGE comes from the coding sequence GTGCCGAGCGATGATGACGCGCTGTTCGGTGCGGTCGACGCCCTGCTGGAGGAGGTGGCTTCGAGAGAGCCTCTGCCGGCCCCGGCTGAGCGGAAACGGCTTCGCGAGGCCGCCGGCCTCAGTCAGGAGCAGGTGGCCGGCGTCCTGCAGGTCCGCCGTGAGGCGGTCAGCGGCTGGGAGGCCGGTCGCACGGAGCCCAGGGCGCCCAAGCGCGCAGCCTACGCCCGACTGCTGGAGGGGCTCGCGGCCCGCTACCCGGCACCGGAAGCGGAGCCGACGGCTCCGGACGTCGCAGTCCCCGGCCCTGGTGGCACTCAGCCGGCGCGGCGGCCTGCTGCCGCGCCGGCCCCGCCGGACGCTGCCCGTTCGGCGGCTGCTCTTCCCTCACCGTCCCGCCCCGCGGGCGGCACCGCGCCCGCCCGGTCGCACGCCCCACGCCGCACCGTCGGGCCGGAGGACGCGAGGCGTGCGTCGGCCGCTTCCGCGGTCGACGCAGGTTTCGCATACGGCCCGCTGGGGGTGCTCGACGGCGACGGTTCGGTGTACTGCCTCGATGGGCTTGTGCTGGACTGCCCGGCCGGGACCGTCGTCGAGGTCGTGGAATGGGTCCTGAGCGAGGCGAAGCTGGGGGCGGCTCGGCTGCATCGCGCGGGGAGGGATGCCGACCCGCTCATCGTGGTCACCGCCGCCGCGGCGGAACGACTCGGGCTGCCTGCGGTGTTGGAGGACCGGCGGAGCCTGCGGCTGCCGCAGAGCCACGCGGTGGTGAAGCAGATCGCGAAGGCGGGGTGGAAGCTCACCAAGCGCGGGTTCGGCCCGTGGGCCCGGGTCTACCGGCCCGCTGACGGCGACCGGCGGCAGTGCGTGCAGTTCGCCGTACTGCCGTGGGACGCGCTCGACACCCGCTCTTGGGGCGACACCGCCCTGCTGCCTGCCCCGGACGTCGCCGCCGTCCTCGGCACCTATGCCTGCCGCGTGATCACTCCTCGCGGGTCGACGGCCGTGTGCGGGCTGGAGTTGATGACCGCGCTGCGGCCGCCGACCCGTGCAGTACGCGACGAGGCCTCGGGGACATGGGTGCCGGGCCCGGTACCCGGATCCCTGTACGAGGCGGTGGATCCGGCTCCACCCGAGGCGCCGGCAGAGCATCCGATCGTCGCCGGCCTGTACCCGCGCCACCACCGGCGCACCGCGGACCAGGTGCTCGACGAGGAGGCCTTCGACTGGATCCGCGAGCCGGAGCTGCTCACCGGTGCCGAGTGCGCGCGCCGGTTCGCGGTGGGCATCGACGTGAACACCGCCTTCCTCGCCGCCGCCAACCGCCTCGTTGTGGGCCTCTCGGCCCCGGTCCATGTGAAGAAGCCCGCCTTCGACAAGAAGGTTCCCGGGGCCTGGCTGGTCGACCTGTCCGGTATCGAGTTCGACCCCCGGCTGCCCAACCCCTTCACTCCCCACGGGAAACGGCCCGGCGGGCCGGCCTGGTACGCGACACCCACCGTCGCGTACGCGGCCGAACTCGTCGCGGCCTACGGACTCCCGGTGTCGATCGAACCCGTCGAGGCATGGCTGCGGCCGGAGTCGGGCCCGTACCTCGACCCCTGGTACAAGCGGTTGAGCGAGGCGTACAGGGCGACGATGGCCGACCTCGGTGTGGTGGCCGGGATGGGCGACGCCGAGTTCCTGACCGCGATGGCGACGCACCGGCAGGCCGACCCCGGCAAGGCGGCGGTGCTGTCCGCCATCAAGGCGACGGTCAAGGGCGGGATCGGTAAGCTGCGTGAACGGCCGCAGGGTGCGGGATACCGGGCCGGAGAGCGCTGGCCCGCTTTGGAACGCCCTACCTGGCGCCCCGACATCCGGGCCGCCGTCATCTCCACCGCACGCGTCAACATGCACCGCAAGATCCTCAAGACAGCGCTCGCCACACAGCACGCACCCGCTCCCACCGGGCATCTCGGCCTCGGGGACGACGCCCTCGTTCCGCTCGCCCTGCTGTCCGACTGCGCCGTGTACCCGTCCGACGGTCCTTCACCGCTGGACGTCCTGCCGTGCACACCGGACGGCAAGCCCGAGCCAGGGACCTTCCGGCTCGGGGTCAGTCCCGGCATGGTCAAGCACGAGGGCACCCAGGACCTCATGTGGGCCGTCCGGATGCTCGAAGCGGGACACAACCCCGCCCAGCACATCAAGGGCACCGACGCCGCCATCGAGGGGGAGTAG